One stretch of Roseimicrobium sp. ORNL1 DNA includes these proteins:
- the fbaA gene encoding class II fructose-bisphosphate aldolase, with the protein MPIATPAQYRAMLDAAQAGDYAYPAINITSLSTLTGAMKAFADAKSDGIIQVSTGGGEFASGASVKDMALGAIVLAEAAHRLAERFNVLIALHTDHCQPGKVEKFLKPLIAETAKRRAEGKGNLFNSHMLDASELPLAENMKLSKELLVECAKNEIILEVEAGVVGGEEDGVDHGDQPNEKLYTSPEDMVEVYESLNGIGRFMFAATFGNVHGSYKPGAVKLKPTILSDGQAAVIAKYGKEAEFDLVFHGGSGTPLEEIRETLGYGVVKMNIDTDTQYAYTRPIAEHMFKNYDGVLKVDGEIGDKKIYDPRGYLKKAEAGLCERLKQACDDLRSTGKTIYGKV; encoded by the coding sequence ATGCCTATTGCCACTCCCGCTCAGTACCGTGCCATGCTGGACGCCGCCCAAGCCGGCGACTACGCCTACCCGGCCATCAACATCACCTCCCTGTCCACCCTTACCGGTGCGATGAAGGCCTTTGCTGACGCGAAGTCGGATGGCATCATCCAGGTGAGCACCGGCGGTGGCGAGTTCGCCTCGGGTGCCTCGGTGAAGGACATGGCCCTCGGCGCCATCGTGTTGGCAGAGGCCGCGCATCGCCTTGCGGAGCGCTTCAATGTTCTCATCGCCCTCCACACCGACCACTGCCAGCCCGGCAAGGTGGAGAAATTCCTCAAGCCCCTCATCGCCGAGACAGCCAAGCGCCGCGCCGAGGGTAAGGGCAACCTCTTCAACTCCCACATGCTGGACGCTTCCGAGCTCCCGCTGGCGGAGAACATGAAGCTCTCCAAGGAACTCCTCGTTGAGTGTGCCAAGAATGAAATCATCCTCGAAGTCGAAGCCGGCGTCGTGGGTGGTGAGGAAGACGGCGTGGACCACGGTGACCAGCCGAACGAAAAGCTCTACACCAGCCCGGAAGACATGGTGGAGGTGTATGAATCCCTCAACGGCATCGGCCGCTTCATGTTTGCCGCGACCTTCGGCAACGTGCACGGCAGCTACAAGCCTGGCGCCGTGAAGCTCAAGCCCACCATCCTGAGCGATGGCCAGGCGGCGGTGATCGCCAAGTATGGCAAGGAAGCTGAGTTCGACCTCGTGTTCCACGGTGGCTCCGGCACCCCGCTGGAGGAAATCCGCGAGACCCTCGGCTACGGCGTCGTGAAGATGAACATCGACACCGACACCCAGTACGCCTACACCCGCCCCATCGCGGAGCACATGTTCAAGAACTACGACGGTGTGCTGAAGGTCGACGGCGAGATCGGCGACAAGAAGATCTACGATCCCCGCGGCTACCTGAAGAAGGCCGAAGCGGGCCTCTGCGAGCGCCTCAAGCAGGCTTGCGACGACCTGCGCAGCACGGGCAAGACGATTTACGGGAAGGTGTAA
- a CDS encoding S4 domain-containing protein, whose product MRADLYLHHIRIFKTRSLATQACNKGNVRIDGQQLKPARDVKVGETLEVDRAELKLILRVIDFPASRVGAPLVPKYVENLTPEENYLRAAEIRREKELVMPGILAAKPDKKQLRQIRELMERNL is encoded by the coding sequence ATGCGCGCTGACCTGTATCTCCATCACATCCGCATCTTCAAGACCCGCAGCCTGGCCACCCAGGCCTGCAACAAGGGCAATGTGCGCATCGATGGCCAGCAACTGAAGCCAGCACGCGATGTGAAGGTTGGCGAAACGCTGGAGGTGGATCGCGCCGAGCTGAAACTCATCCTCCGCGTGATCGATTTTCCTGCGAGCCGTGTGGGCGCCCCGCTTGTGCCCAAGTATGTGGAGAACCTCACCCCCGAGGAGAACTATCTGCGTGCTGCGGAAATCCGCCGTGAGAAGGAACTCGTGATGCCCGGCATCCTGGCGGCGAAGCCAGATAAGAAACAGCTGCGGCAGATTCGGGAACTGATGGAGCGGAATCTCTAA
- a CDS encoding DUF1801 domain-containing protein, protein MPARKKPENIDDYIAGFSPEVQAILQEIRSTIQTAVPDAEEKISYQIPAFTLGGKVFIFFAAFKKHIGLYPPMKGDAKLEKETARYAGEKGNLQFPLSEAIPCALIQRIALSKAADHQQNSSALKKDVHKKRTRSDAAGLK, encoded by the coding sequence ATGCCTGCCAGAAAAAAGCCGGAGAACATCGACGACTACATCGCGGGATTCTCACCCGAAGTGCAGGCCATCCTGCAGGAAATACGCTCTACCATCCAGACCGCGGTACCAGATGCAGAGGAGAAGATCAGCTATCAAATCCCCGCGTTCACTCTGGGTGGAAAGGTGTTCATCTTCTTTGCCGCCTTCAAGAAACACATCGGCCTGTATCCACCGATGAAGGGGGATGCGAAGCTGGAGAAGGAAACGGCGCGCTATGCGGGTGAAAAGGGGAACCTGCAGTTTCCGCTCAGTGAGGCGATCCCGTGCGCACTGATCCAACGCATCGCATTATCGAAGGCGGCGGACCATCAACAAAACTCATCTGCCCTCAAAAAGGATGTGCATAAGAAACGAACTCGCAGTGATGCCGCTGGTCTCAAGTGA
- the rsmB gene encoding 16S rRNA (cytosine(967)-C(5))-methyltransferase RsmB, with protein sequence MSATPPPARALALQVLLDWERGETYAQDLIERHAARHQLAHRDAALLQTLVFGVLRNISLLDTWLDELCSNKRLETKVHWLLRLGVAQLLVLEMPPHAAVNETVSLADGKARGLVNAVLRRAERERSELLAFAEKLPPQDRFSHPDWLIERWSKQYSEQEALKLCEWNQDPASTYIRINRLHPEPLNEAATAELAKTSNPEFFRVDTPPRDWLAAGQCYVQDPSTAVACELLAPEPGDVVLDACAAPGGKAAYLAQMMRNKGRIIATDAMPRRVKRMEENFGRLHVTIAETPAVDWTKATAAVFGGLQFDRILIDAPCSNTGVMRRRVDVRWRLQPWFFKEMTQTQSTILDAVAPLLKPGGSLVYSTCSLDHEENEEVVQAFLQRHRGMRLKETRSTLPWRDQVDGAFAALITKSAR encoded by the coding sequence TTGTCCGCCACTCCTCCCCCTGCCCGCGCCCTCGCCCTTCAAGTCCTCCTCGACTGGGAGCGCGGTGAAACCTATGCCCAGGACCTGATCGAGCGTCACGCGGCACGGCATCAACTGGCGCACCGCGATGCCGCTCTGCTGCAAACGCTGGTGTTCGGAGTCTTGCGTAACATCAGCCTGCTCGACACGTGGCTGGATGAGCTGTGCAGCAACAAGCGCTTGGAGACGAAGGTGCACTGGCTCCTGCGCTTGGGCGTGGCTCAGTTGCTCGTTCTGGAGATGCCTCCGCATGCCGCGGTGAATGAGACTGTTTCGCTCGCGGACGGCAAGGCACGCGGCCTCGTGAATGCCGTGCTCCGTCGCGCGGAGCGCGAGAGGAGCGAACTCCTGGCCTTCGCCGAAAAGCTGCCTCCGCAGGATCGCTTCTCCCATCCCGACTGGCTCATCGAGCGCTGGAGCAAGCAATACAGCGAGCAGGAAGCGCTGAAGCTTTGCGAGTGGAATCAGGATCCTGCGTCCACCTACATTCGCATCAACCGGCTCCATCCTGAGCCGCTGAACGAGGCTGCCACTGCGGAACTTGCGAAGACCTCGAACCCCGAGTTCTTCCGGGTCGACACTCCGCCACGCGACTGGCTCGCCGCCGGGCAGTGTTATGTACAGGACCCCAGCACCGCTGTTGCCTGTGAACTGCTGGCACCGGAGCCGGGCGACGTCGTACTCGATGCCTGCGCCGCTCCCGGAGGTAAAGCGGCGTACCTCGCGCAGATGATGCGCAACAAGGGCCGCATCATCGCCACGGATGCCATGCCGCGCCGCGTGAAACGCATGGAGGAGAACTTCGGGCGTCTGCACGTGACTATTGCGGAAACGCCCGCCGTGGACTGGACCAAGGCCACCGCGGCCGTCTTCGGAGGCCTGCAGTTTGATCGTATTCTCATTGATGCTCCATGCAGCAACACCGGGGTCATGCGCCGCCGCGTGGATGTCCGCTGGAGGTTGCAACCGTGGTTCTTCAAGGAGATGACCCAAACGCAGTCGACCATTCTCGATGCCGTGGCTCCGCTGCTGAAACCCGGCGGCTCGCTGGTCTACAGCACGTGCAGTCTGGACCACGAGGAAAACGAAGAGGTGGTGCAGGCCTTTCTCCAGCGCCACCGTGGCATGCGGCTCAAGGAAACCCGCTCCACCCTGCCCTGGCGTGATCAAGTGGACGGAGCCTTCGCGGCTCTCATCACCAAATCAGCGCGCTGA
- a CDS encoding transposase → MDFIPFNPWEHVEIYEGNLPHWQQRGCTHFVTWRTEDSIPAAFLRQWSQARDIWLRVHEVTPETLERLPPEKLMEYHSRFTTTFHNELDRGHGACLLRKPAVRKITEQALLFFDGERYEMGNFVLMPNHVHFLVRLREGITSKEQCFSWKRFTSGEINKLAGRRGVFWQSESYDHIVRSLEALGTIQNYIANNPVKAGLREGEYTLYQPAGWM, encoded by the coding sequence ATGGACTTCATTCCGTTCAATCCTTGGGAACATGTCGAGATCTACGAAGGTAACCTCCCCCACTGGCAGCAAAGGGGCTGCACTCACTTTGTCACCTGGAGGACAGAAGACTCCATTCCAGCAGCATTCTTGAGGCAATGGAGCCAAGCTCGCGATATCTGGCTGCGTGTTCACGAAGTGACACCTGAAACTCTCGAAAGACTGCCTCCGGAGAAGTTGATGGAATATCACAGTCGTTTCACTACGACATTTCACAATGAACTGGATCGCGGCCATGGTGCCTGCCTCCTGCGAAAACCTGCAGTGCGAAAAATCACCGAGCAAGCACTCCTCTTTTTCGATGGGGAGCGCTATGAGATGGGAAACTTCGTCCTCATGCCAAACCATGTGCACTTCCTTGTGCGCTTGAGAGAAGGCATCACGAGCAAAGAGCAATGCTTCTCATGGAAACGCTTCACAAGCGGTGAGATCAACAAGCTGGCGGGGCGTCGAGGGGTATTCTGGCAGTCGGAAAGCTATGACCATATTGTTCGCAGCCTAGAAGCGCTGGGAACCATTCAGAACTACATCGCTAACAATCCAGTGAAAGCTGGGTTACGCGAAGGAGAATACACGCTGTATCAGCCTGCGGGTTGGATGTGA
- a CDS encoding UDP-glucose/GDP-mannose dehydrogenase family protein, whose translation MKLTIIGSGYVGLTTGACLAEVGHHVMCVDNDARKVETLLAGKIPIYEPGLENIVRKNVMSKRLQFTTSTEEGVNYGEVIFIAVPTPPQPDGSVDLSFIEKVAREIAVCLDSYRVIVDKSTVPVKTGERVAHTIRRYAKAGVEFDVVSNPEFLREGSAVDDLMNPDRIVIGGNSDRALALMQKVYEPFVAPVLVTDINSAELIKHAANSFLALKISYINAVSEICEVSGADVEKVAEGIGMDKRIGRSFLNAGLGYGGSCFPKDIAAFIAIAEQLGTPFTLLKEVQEINSHQFTRFLDAVREALWVLKEKKIAVWGLSFKPNTDDVRSSVAINVVEALVAEGADVTAYDPKAMDKFKELPVSSKIKLAASPLEAAQGAEALIIATEWSEFASVDLAELRNVMRAPLIFDGRNLLDPTAAQAYGFQYRGIGRGTLSAVPQA comes from the coding sequence ATGAAGCTCACGATTATTGGTTCTGGTTACGTCGGTCTCACCACAGGCGCCTGCCTCGCAGAAGTCGGTCACCACGTCATGTGCGTGGACAATGACGCAAGAAAGGTCGAGACACTCCTCGCAGGCAAGATTCCGATCTACGAGCCCGGCTTGGAGAACATCGTGCGGAAGAACGTGATGTCGAAACGCCTGCAGTTCACCACCAGCACCGAAGAGGGTGTAAACTACGGGGAGGTCATTTTTATTGCCGTGCCCACCCCGCCCCAGCCGGACGGCAGCGTGGATCTCAGCTTCATCGAGAAAGTAGCACGTGAAATCGCCGTGTGTCTCGACAGCTATCGCGTCATTGTGGACAAGAGCACGGTCCCCGTGAAGACCGGTGAGCGCGTGGCGCATACCATCCGCCGCTATGCCAAGGCCGGTGTGGAGTTCGACGTGGTGAGCAATCCGGAATTCCTCCGTGAAGGCAGCGCCGTGGATGATCTGATGAACCCGGATCGCATCGTGATCGGCGGCAACAGCGACCGCGCCCTGGCTCTCATGCAGAAGGTTTACGAGCCCTTCGTGGCTCCGGTGCTGGTGACTGACATCAACAGCGCGGAACTCATCAAGCACGCCGCAAACAGCTTCCTGGCCCTGAAGATTTCCTACATCAATGCCGTCTCCGAGATCTGCGAGGTGAGCGGTGCCGATGTTGAGAAAGTCGCCGAAGGCATCGGCATGGACAAGCGCATCGGTCGCAGCTTCCTGAATGCCGGCCTCGGCTACGGTGGCTCCTGCTTCCCCAAGGATATTGCAGCCTTCATCGCCATTGCCGAGCAACTCGGCACGCCCTTCACGCTGCTGAAGGAAGTACAGGAGATCAACAGCCACCAGTTCACCCGCTTCCTCGACGCGGTCCGCGAAGCCCTCTGGGTGCTCAAGGAAAAGAAAATTGCCGTGTGGGGCCTGAGCTTCAAGCCGAACACGGATGACGTCCGCTCCAGCGTGGCCATCAACGTCGTGGAGGCCCTGGTGGCCGAGGGCGCCGATGTCACCGCCTATGACCCCAAGGCGATGGACAAATTCAAGGAGCTTCCCGTCTCTTCCAAGATCAAGCTGGCAGCCAGCCCCCTCGAGGCGGCCCAAGGCGCCGAAGCCCTCATCATCGCCACGGAGTGGTCCGAGTTCGCTTCCGTCGATCTCGCAGAGCTTCGCAACGTCATGCGTGCTCCGTTGATCTTCGACGGCCGCAACCTGCTCGACCCCACCGCCGCCCAAGCCTACGGCTTCCAGTACCGAGGAATCGGTCGTGGTACCCTGTCCGCGGTGCCACAAGCGTAA
- a CDS encoding sialate O-acetylesterase — protein MKRLVFFAALSGILAAPLQAVVRLHPLFSDHAVLQCDKPVPVWGWAGKGEEVTVTFADQSKNTKADEQGKWMVKLEPMKATTKPATLEAKGTNTITVADVLVGEVWLGSGQSNMAMTVNRAKDFEKEKQAAELPQIRMFTVRSGPANEPQAECEGQWTVCSPETVGAFSATAYFFGREIHDALKLPVGLINSSVGGTPIDSWVSAEAQRASLDLKPLLAALEVGAKEFDPAVARAQYEKQLERWNLMVTQAREAGKPLPRKPRDPVETTKRKGNIGGLYNGKIAPLAPYALRGFLWYQGEANTTPQKAAYYQYHLPLLVTEWRKDWGDEQLPFAWVQLPNYVGRADGWCLVREAMLKTLKLPKTGMAVTIDVGEAKDIHPKNKQAVGQRLGLWALNTVYGKNNEFRGPTLDGHDVGNGKVVLSFTNAEGLTAKGGELKEFVIAGEDHQWKPAKAEIVDGKIQVSSPDVPSPIAVRYAWTDNCQATLFNSAGLPASPFRTDDWPVKLEEPPVRPVRAKAAAKNPGASGADATPNKKASEAQKPSEQK, from the coding sequence ATGAAACGACTCGTCTTCTTCGCAGCCTTGTCTGGCATCCTGGCCGCCCCATTGCAGGCGGTCGTCCGGCTCCATCCGCTTTTTTCGGATCACGCGGTGCTTCAGTGTGACAAGCCGGTGCCGGTGTGGGGATGGGCAGGAAAGGGCGAGGAGGTGACGGTGACCTTCGCTGACCAATCGAAGAACACCAAAGCGGATGAGCAAGGCAAGTGGATGGTAAAGCTGGAGCCGATGAAGGCCACCACCAAACCTGCGACTCTCGAAGCCAAAGGTACCAACACGATCACGGTGGCGGATGTCCTCGTGGGTGAGGTCTGGCTGGGCTCTGGTCAATCCAACATGGCCATGACAGTGAATCGGGCGAAGGACTTTGAGAAGGAGAAGCAGGCTGCCGAGTTGCCGCAGATTCGCATGTTCACCGTGAGGTCGGGTCCGGCAAATGAACCGCAAGCGGAGTGCGAAGGCCAATGGACCGTGTGTTCTCCAGAGACGGTGGGCGCCTTCTCAGCCACCGCCTACTTCTTCGGGCGCGAAATCCATGACGCGCTGAAGCTGCCTGTGGGCCTCATCAATTCCTCAGTGGGTGGTACACCGATTGATTCATGGGTTTCCGCGGAGGCGCAGCGGGCTTCGTTGGACCTCAAACCACTTCTTGCGGCGCTGGAAGTCGGCGCGAAGGAGTTCGACCCGGCAGTGGCACGGGCGCAGTATGAGAAGCAACTGGAGCGCTGGAACTTGATGGTGACACAGGCGCGTGAGGCGGGCAAGCCCCTGCCCAGAAAGCCCCGGGATCCTGTGGAGACAACCAAGCGCAAGGGAAATATCGGAGGTCTCTACAACGGAAAGATCGCGCCTCTTGCGCCCTATGCCCTGCGCGGCTTCCTGTGGTACCAGGGTGAGGCCAACACGACGCCTCAAAAGGCGGCGTATTACCAGTACCACCTGCCTCTGCTCGTGACGGAGTGGCGCAAGGACTGGGGTGATGAGCAACTGCCCTTCGCCTGGGTGCAGCTGCCGAACTACGTCGGCCGTGCCGATGGCTGGTGCCTGGTGCGTGAAGCGATGCTGAAGACGCTGAAGCTGCCGAAGACCGGCATGGCAGTGACCATTGATGTGGGCGAGGCCAAGGACATTCACCCCAAGAACAAACAGGCAGTGGGTCAGCGACTCGGGCTCTGGGCTCTGAATACTGTGTATGGAAAGAACAACGAATTCCGTGGCCCGACGCTCGATGGCCATGACGTGGGCAATGGAAAGGTCGTGCTCTCATTCACCAACGCAGAGGGCCTCACCGCCAAAGGAGGTGAACTCAAGGAGTTCGTGATCGCCGGCGAAGACCATCAGTGGAAGCCCGCCAAGGCGGAGATCGTGGATGGCAAAATCCAGGTCTCCAGTCCGGACGTGCCCAGTCCTATCGCGGTTCGCTATGCCTGGACGGACAACTGCCAGGCCACGCTTTTCAACAGTGCTGGTCTCCCTGCTTCCCCCTTCCGCACAGACGACTGGCCCGTGAAGCTGGAGGAGCCACCGGTGCGGCCTGTACGGGCGAAGGCTGCTGCGAAGAATCCCGGAGCCTCAGGGGCTGATGCGACGCCAAACAAGAAAGCCAGCGAAGCGCAAAAACCATCTGAGCAGAAGTAA
- a CDS encoding metallopeptidase, with translation MPALIASLATLWLFLLSGFLYSENGKPAETATPIAEKPASRTARSIEGWTVRVDDRLLAPAHAELGTRALELLRAKLTDISTVMAPEPLAKCRKVVIVLDLSHGKLTSMQYHPSVDWLKENGYAEDLAKCVHIPVAEKFADARHNFIQPWCVLHELSHAYHDQVLGFENPRVKQVWDKYVAAERGARVLKIDGAKVRHYAMTNHKEFFAEMSEAYFGTNDFSPFVHGELKESEPETFTLLREIWGPVAGH, from the coding sequence ATGCCCGCGCTCATTGCCTCTCTCGCCACTCTCTGGCTGTTCCTTCTCTCCGGCTTTTTGTACTCTGAGAATGGGAAGCCTGCCGAAACCGCAACGCCGATCGCGGAGAAACCTGCGTCACGTACCGCTCGCAGCATTGAGGGATGGACGGTGCGAGTGGATGATCGCCTATTGGCCCCGGCTCACGCTGAACTGGGCACTCGCGCTCTCGAGTTGCTCAGGGCCAAGCTCACCGACATCTCCACGGTGATGGCGCCGGAGCCGCTCGCGAAGTGCCGGAAGGTGGTAATCGTGCTGGATTTGTCTCACGGCAAACTCACCTCGATGCAGTACCATCCCTCGGTGGACTGGCTCAAGGAAAATGGCTATGCCGAGGATCTGGCCAAGTGCGTGCACATTCCCGTGGCGGAGAAGTTTGCCGATGCACGGCACAATTTCATCCAACCCTGGTGTGTGCTGCATGAGCTCTCCCATGCGTATCACGATCAGGTACTGGGTTTCGAGAACCCACGTGTGAAGCAGGTCTGGGATAAATACGTGGCTGCTGAGCGTGGCGCTCGCGTGCTGAAGATCGATGGAGCGAAAGTCCGCCACTACGCGATGACGAATCACAAGGAGTTTTTCGCCGAGATGTCGGAGGCATACTTCGGCACGAATGACTTCTCCCCATTTGTGCACGGAGAGCTGAAGGAATCAGAGCCTGAGACCTTCACCCTGTTGCGGGAAATTTGGGGCCCGGTAGCAGGACACTAG